GGTAGTGGATTTTaatctctacattttatttagttagtggatgATATGGCAGTttcacattaaaataaaaggagatttcagttaaaaaaatactaaaggtAAGTCAAACCTTTTTAACAATTGCTCTAAAAGTATCTATTAACAtggctcatatatatataagaaaagtgAAAACCAATTCGTGTTGGTGTCAACACATGTTGGTGTCAACACGTGGGAGCTCCATGTTGACACCAAGACTCCACCAACCAAGATGATGAAAACCCATATGCCAATACACCACAACAAATAATGAgtaaataaaatgtatttttaaaaaaaattatttgtagcTCCCACGTGCAAACTCCAAATCCTATCATAATGAGAAAGAGATTACCATTGCCATCTATGGTTTTAGTTGACACCATCTTGATGAAAATGATGCTGCTTTCAACTACTTGTCTCTTTACTAACAAAACCAGTATAAGTAACCATTCTAGTTCCCGGCTTTTTTATCATTTCTAGTTACTTTTTATTTCTTAGTTTTTTAATATGACCAGACTAGACTAATGTTCcattaatagtaaaatttcCCAGTTGGATTaggtttttaaaattattggaGAAATTACCGCTCATTCTTGACGTGATGGACTAATGAttacttcacaagtataaagtTCTTGTGGAGTGGAGAGTAAAAACCCGGGTTCAagtttttataagtaaaaaaatatattgacaaATAATCCATATTTATAGAAGTGGTTTTGAAACATGGACGGAGCCATTGCCCCccaaattgtttttaaaaatatattaattatatatatgagtattaattttagcaattttgttttataaaattacacttttgtctccttaacaatatcattaattcttttaagagtattgttatagtcataaatttttctacaacatttttacaaattgttaaggtagcaaattcttattagttccATTTGGGCCTAccacttacatttttttttttttacttactaataaccacttatcacattagcaatttgtaaaaaagtttgtaactcaaacattttcctcattttaaagaccaaatctaaaataaaatatacaagcccGAAAAAATTAGTCCACCAACAAAATTACTAATagttaaacttaaaaatatatgatactAATTGCTAACTCGTGCAAAACATGGaaaaactacttaaaagattttaaaaaatagtacttatattttctaaagaaTTTTTCCTTCTATCTCTCGCTTAATAATGGTTGTAtcccttaatattttaaatgttaCAATATGTATAAATTTCTCCATTGTTTGATTTGTCTTTGCAAACGCATATTAATACAAAACAtataattcataaataaaaattccacTGTAAGAAGACTACTATTCCTTtttcaagaaaagaagaatactATTCTAATGTTGCAATTTGGGTTTTTACGATGAAACTTCTAATTTACTAAAAATACCAATTATGTTAATGGCCCCGCATGCCTAAATgcatatgaaaaaataaaaaataaaaaacaagaggAACAAACCACGAAGTTAACTTAATCTAATGCATAAGTAACATATTTTGTCAGACACATGTTGTATATCGCAAGATCATTTTGGTTTGGTGAAGAAAATGATATATTTCAGTACCAATCAACATTATTGtaatgttttgaaaatattgttttatatatgctaaattgaatgttctacaaaatgctaaaaatactacaaattttataaaataacattttgtaAATTGATGTGATAATAATTGTGATTagtaaataacaataatataatataaataataataaaaatatcaaagaaaattatGACTGATgacattaatttttagaatttttttattgtatcttTAGCATCATTTACATTTTTACTCTAACCATCctatcaacatttttttaccTTATTTTATTCTCATTCACTTATTCTCTCTaccttttagatttttttttttttaattaattattattatttttttaaactccTTCACATGTTTCCCGTCAAAGGAAGCCAATTACGTTTCTGTTTTGTCTggcaaacaaaaataaaacaatagatgtgatgatgccgaaaaataccaccagtgagtcacacgttcctcgtgaGTCGccaatggcacctgcacaacaaaaaggaaggacctagcagagagtaccggtgtggtaccggccaaagaccctccgaaggtcaagttagaactattctcactgctctagaatgctagagagggtaaattatgcgtaccttggtttgtgagggggcatggtttttatagtagtaaggCTCGCCCCCTTTTCCTAGGAGtaaaagtcttttccttataggagtcctcttgggcgtattttgcgggattctttccatataggagtcctcAGATTTCGTGAggcgtggggagcaagttatttacttatacACGCAAACGTGGCGATCACGCATTCCATGGCTGACGCCGTCAATATACGTTGTTGCGTCAGGTCCGGCACCGTCAGCTTCAGGATGTCCAGCGTCACGGCACTTTCCATGTGGAGTTTCTACACTCTATTTCACCGTCAGCCCTTCAGGAATGCCGACGGCAAAAACCATCCCGTCACccatgtccaaaacttgtcccGTCACTTTTGTCCACttattttatcctcatcacttgccccctactccataacTCCGTCAGTATTCATActgacgggttatggagttGTTTTCCAGAGAGGCAGGGATATCGTTCACCTGGATCTGTATTTAATGCTTTGGACAGGTGGCTCGTTCCTATTGGCTCTGCTTTTGACGaggcgtcgcttcgtcttccgtgcccTTTTTTCCCATATATAAACAGCACCTCCCCTTCATTTCCACTATTTCAACCCTGCTGATCTTCTGGAAAGAGAGACCGTCGCTCACATTCCGTCAGTTTTTGGTCCGTTAGCTCAAACGTCACCGTCATTAGAGCCATCCAGAAAGTCACCATACTGGTAAGTTTTCTTCtccacttctttcttctctctttttttatttctgcCTCATTAGTGAGAACGTCAGTCTAGGTACTTAGATTggatccgtcacttgtaggtagtcagatgtcaagtgacgcgtcTTGTGAGGAGTCGTCAGCCCGcgaaggagcgggctacgacgagacCTATGGTTCTGGAGATGAGTCAGACTTTTCCCTTtcgtcagagagagagagacgtcgGCACAATCTCCTGTCGTTGATGAGAGTTTGACTGAGGGAGATAAGGATGAGGAGAGAGGGGATGGAACGGATGTTGACGGAGAGGAGAGCGACGGGGATGAGGGATCCAGTGAAGGAACCTCGGAGGGTCTTGGAGataaccgtcccttcattctTCCTGAGGATTGGGCCGTTAACAAATTTTTGCCTAGGATGAGTGGTAAAGTTTTCAGGGAGTTACGTGTTCGTTATCAAATCCCAGACCACATCCCAATCCATCTCCCTAGAGAGGACGAGAAGTGTTATTCTGGGTGGACAGCTGACGTCagcatgtatgatgccatgttcgCTACGGGACTTAGGTTACCGTTGACGGCCCTACACCGTCAACTTGCAGACTTCCTAGGCATATCCGTCACCCAAATTGCCCTTAACGCCTGGAGCACTTTCATAGGAGCTGAAATCCTATGGGGCAATCTTAGTGGAGGACACCGTCAGCTTACGCTAGATGAATTCTTTCATTGCTATAGGACCCATCATATCGCCTCGTCCAAGGGGACGTATCATTTCAACGCCAGGGAGAAAGGGTTACGGCTTGTATCAGACATGCCAGATTcaaataggaactggaagagtAGGTACTTTTTTGTTAAAGGGACGAATTTGGTTTGCTGTCAGGAAGAGTGGGCGACGATGCCTCGCGGCTATTTTGACAACATCTGGGCCTTTGTCAAGGACTCAGGTTGACCCCGTCAGCTATGTTCtttctgtttattttttgaGGTGACGTCATTAACACttgctttttgtttctttcagcTTATATCCGTCCGCACGTAACTGATGAGCAAAAGGAGTTCATCCAACGGATTCTGGAAATCCCTTTGGAAGATCGTAAGTGCAGGGATTTGATCACCCTCGACACGCTTCATTTATATTGTGGGGGTCCAGAACCGTCAGCGGCAGCCCGAAGGTTGGAGCAATTTGCACGCCGACGTGAGTAAACTTTTATTTATACCGTTAGTTTCATTCCTCCGTTACTTGCCCTAACGGTATTCTTTGTATTGTAGAAATGGACTCTGCGAAGCAAAGGATAAGGGCTGCCGCAGGTCGTCAgaaggaggagagaaaaaataaggagGCAGGAGGGGAGGCCTCGTCAACCCCAAAGGCTGTCGCTAAGGTGACGAAGAGGAAGCCTGACGGGAGCGATAGCCGGCCAGCAAAAAAGGCTGCCGTCACCCCTGGGGACGAACCGCTGAAGGAGAAATCCCCTCCTAAGTCTAGCCATGGCGCAGGCAAGGGGGTGATGACCTCTACCGGTCCCGTCAGCGAGGGTCCCCGCCGTCTCCTGACCCACAAGGACTATGCCGTCGGGGAGGTTGAGTCCCTGATTAAACCGACGGACATAGAACCTTATGACCAGGTGGGGACGGAGGACTTAGGGGCGTCAGCCCTCTTCGACCTCACCAGGGTATGTTTACTATAATTTTGTTTGGGGAAGCTCTGTTTTGCTTTGGTACATTTTTTTGACTGACGGATATGTTCTCTTAGGCCTTGGTGCGCGTCAAGGCCCTTCAAGACCATTGTGCGGCGAAGGAGGGGGTCGTCACTCGAGTTCGCAAGCACAACACGAACCTGTTGAATCAGCAAGCTCAGTACAAGGAAGCCGTCCGTGTCCTAAACAAGGAGCTGCAGGAAGTTAAGGAGAAGCTGACGGAGGTTAGCCGTCAGAATGATAAGCTCCAGGAAGAGGTGACGGGTCTAGGCGAAAAGCTGCAGACGGCGGGGGCTGACGCGATCAGAGATTTTAAAGCATCGCAGTCCTTCATTGACTCATGTGGTGGATATTATGGCACTGGGTTCGAAGATTGCCTTCGGCAGGTCGCGTCGGCTTACCCGGAGTTGGATTTGTCTGGGATCACCACGGATGATGGAGATGACGGCCTTCCTCAGCCTACTCCGGGGCATGACGGTAGTGTGGTCCTAGCTCAGCCTGCTGCCAACCCTGCTACTTCTGATTCTCCTGCCGTGATTGTGGATGTTGAAGACCATCAAGCTGACGGCAAAGATGCTGACGTCCCTGCCCCTTAGCTTTTACTTCACACTTTAGCCATGTATTTACTTTATGGACAATGgttgtattttaattatttggaAAACAGTTGTAGTTTGAAATAGTTGGCAAACAATGCTTAAGTGCCCTTTTGGTTTTCTGGGgcttttgtttatatatagttGTATGCTTTTACTTCCGTTGCTTTTATAGCCCGAAATTCTGGTAGAGTTTCCCGTCTGCTTGGGTACCCGTCAGTTACTTGAACTGTAGGAAGACTCCGTCGGTCATGACTTCATGCTTAGTCTTTTTACCTCATTTGTCTTACAGGTTTCTTATTGGACTTCGGCCTTGTTTATTTCCTAATGCCTCGTCACCTTGGCGGCCGTCCAGCTTTCTATTCTGTCTGCTGGAGTCCgtctgtttttgaatttttcgtATGGTGATCGCCTCACCACTTTAGACCGTCAGCCTTTTTAGCTTTGGTCCTGATGACTGTCGTTTCTGTAGGCCTTTTTACTTGAGGGCTGTCCGtatgatgatagcttcatctaCAGGACCGTCAGCTTTCTGGCCTTAGCCTTGCTGATCGTCATATTCATTGGCTTTAGGACCCGTCCACGtgatgatagcttcatctatGTGGCCGTCAGCTTTTATGGCTTTGACTTACTTTATGGGTCCGTTGGTTTCATGATCCTGTCTACAGGATGATGGCTTCATCTTTCGGGACCGTCAGCCCTTTTTTGGATTTGGCCTTGCTGACCTACTTTATGAATCCGTCAGTTTCAGGATCCCGTCTAGATGATGATTGCTTCACCCATGGGTCCGTCGGCTTTTTAGTCCGTatgttatggacttagtcgtttGGTTTGTTCACTTTTTGCGAACTTAGCTGTCCATTCCGTGGACTCTAAACCGTAgacttaaaaataaacaaatcagcaattttaaataaactcctcttattgccatgcatttgtaaataaaagtaattaaaaccaaatcctgccccttgggcttaaaaaagaagaattgtTGCAAAAGATTAAAGTAAATGATAGTTCTGAGGAGTGAGACTAAAGTTTTGCTggaatgtaaaataaaataaaaaagggttgAACTTCATGCTGCCGCTCCTACTGGTAGTACTTTCGTAGGTGCTCGGCGTTCCATGGGTGCGGCAGTTTCTTTCCTTCCAATGTCTCTAGATGGTATGTGCCTTTCCTTTGCCACGACGTgactctgtagggtccttcccaattggggccgagtttcccttgggtagggtccctagcgacgcccatgacctttctaagaacaaggtctccaacCTGGAAGTCcctgtgtcggacccgagagttgtaaTGTTTAGTCATACGGTCCTGGTACcgagcgagcctttgttctgctaCTGCTCTGATCTCGTCTACTAGGTCtagctgtagtcgcatagcctcGTCGTTTTTGTTCTCGTCGTGGTTGtgcaccctgtagcttgtgagcccaacttctgcCGGAATGACCGCTTCGCCTCCATACGTCAGTCGGAATGGTGTCTCCCCTGTGGGTGTccttgccgtcgtcctgtatgcccataatATGCTTGGCAATTCatcgggccatataccctttgccccctcgagccgagtcttgataatcttgagcaaggatcggttcgttACTTCGACTTggccattagcttgagggtgggcgggggaggaatagtggttctttattcctagTTGTGAGCAGAAATCCCGAAAGGGGTCGTTGTCGAATTGCCGTCTgttgtccgagacaaagactctaggaatgccaaacctgcatatgatgcatctccaAACAAAGCTTCGTACGTTCTTCTCCGTGATTATGgccaaagcttcagcttccacccattttgtgaaatagtcaatgCCTACCACCAGGAACTTTAGCTGTCGTGCTGCTGTAGGGAAGGGTCCCATAATGTCTAACCCCCACtgtgcgaatggccatgggGCCGTCATCGGGGTTAGTTCTTCAGTTGGTTGCCTAATGATATTGCTGaatctttggcatttgtcgcaggtcCTGACGTAGGCTTCGGCGTctttctgcatggtgggccaatagtacccAGCTCGTATGAGCTTGTGCACCAATGATCtagaccctgagtggtttccgcagactCCTTCATGTACCTCTCTCATGACGTAATCCGCTTTTTCCGTACCCAAACATCTCAAATATGGTCGGGAGAAGCCCCTTTTGTACAGGACGTCTTTTATTAGGACGAATCTCGCCGCCCGGACCTTAAGTTTCCTCGCAGCCTCCTTCTCGTCTGGTAAGACCCCGTCTTTCAAATATGAGACTATTGGCGTGGTCCAGCTGTTCtcggagcatatttcctgcacGTTTCTTGGATTTATTAGCGGAGAAAGCTGAACGAACGAGAGTACATTACCCGGGATGACCAtttgttctgctgaagcggcttttgCGAGGCGGTCGGCTCGCTCGTTTTCTCCTCTAGGAATTTGGACGACTTTAGCTTCCAGGTCATCCACTCTCGCCCTTAGTTTGTCAAGATATTTCTTCATCCTTTCGCCCTTGCAttcgtagtctccatttatttggttagtAATGACCTGAGAATTgcagtagatgactaccctTGTGGCTCCTGCTACTTTGGCGAGGTCGAGCCCTGCTATCAGCGCTTCATACTCCGATTCGTTGTTGGTAGCGAGGAAGTCGAGGCGGACCATACACTCGATGGTGTCTCCTTCGGGCGATATTAGCACGATGCCGGCTCCTTCGGCTTGTTTGTTGGATGACCCGTCCGTATATATACTCCAATGAGGGGACTCCTCTGCCCCCTTGACTTCGTCGTGGGTGAATTCAGCTATGAAGTCTGCGATGACCTGTCCCTTGACGGCAGTCCGTGGGCGGTACTGGATATCAAACTCGCTCAGCTCTATAGCCCACAATGCCAATCGACCAGCGGCCTCGGGATTGCTCATCGCCCGTTGTAACGGCTTGTCAGTCAGAACATTCaccgtatgggcttgaaagtacgGCTTGAGCTTGCGGGCTGCCGTCACTAACGCAAAGGCGAGTTTTTCCATAGGCGGATATCTTTCTTCAGCACCgcgaagcgctcggcttgcaTAGTACACGGgcctttgtattttttcttcttctctgaccaAGGCAGCACTCACAGCTGCCGGGGAGATGGctaaatagagaaaaagctccTCTCCTGGCTGTGTCGGGCTCAGCAGCGGTGGGGGAGGAGAGGTAAGCTTTCAATTCTTCGAATGCCCGCTGGCACTCGGCAGTCCACTCGAAGGATTTCTTTAGCGTTCGgaagaagggtaaacacttATCTGTTGCCCTTGATACGAATCTATTCAGTGTCGCTATTTTTCCATTAAGGCTTTGCACTTCCTTCACATTCCTTGGTGGTGTCATCTCTATGATTGCCCGTATTTTGTCCGGGTTTGCCTCGATTCCCCTCTGGGACACCATAAATCCTAAAAACTTTCCTGCCGTAACTCCGAAGGCACACTTttctggattgagcttcatgttgaaGGAGCGAAGTGTATCGAACGTTTCTTTGAGATCCGCCAGGTGATCCTCCTCCCTCCGGCTTTTcactagcatgtcgtccacgtaAACCTGGACGTTCCTCCCAATCTGTCgtgcgaacattttgttcattagTCATTGGTACGTCGCTCCTGCGTTTTTCAGGCCGaatggcatcactttgtaacagaagaggccttAACTGGTGACAAACGATGTCTTTTCCTGATCATCTTCGCACATTCTGATCTGGTTGTAtcctgagaaagcgtccatgaagctcagcaactgatgTTGGGCCGTTGAGTCTACAAGTACATCGACTCTAGGGAGTgggtagctatctttggggcaggccttgttaaggCCGGTAAAGTCtacacacatccgccatttcccgctcgtTTTTTTGACCATTACCACGTTTGCTAGCCAGTCGGGATAAtacacttccctgatgaagttCGCTTCTTGTAGCTTCCGGACTTCttctgctatggctcggtctcgcTCGGGGGCGAACACTCTCTTCTTCTGTCGGATAGGCGGGAAGGTGGGTGATACGTTCAATCGGTGTACCATCATTGAGGGATCTATccctggcatatcttcatgaccccaaGCAAAGACATCTCGACTGCCTCTAAGGAAGGCTATGAGTTCCTGACGGATGGCAGGATGAGCGAGTGTCccaattttggtcgttcggTCAGGATTGGAACTGTCAACTGATATCTCTTCTAACTTCTCTACTGGCTCCGTCATCGTCCTGTGTTCTTCTATGTTTAGAGCCTAAACTTGATCttccatttccatcatggccACGTAGCATTCACGTGCGGCCATctgacttccgcgtagctccTCAACTCCGTAGTCGgttgggaacttaatcatcaggtggtaggtggaagttactgccttccatgaattgagcgtgggtcgtccgATGATAGCATTGTAGGcagacgagcaatcgaccaccaagaatgtcacgtcctTGATTATCTACTGAGGGTAATCACCTACTATTGCGGACAATGTGACCGCACCCAAGGGAAATACCCGGCTCCCTCCGAagccaacgagcggggcgtttgtcggaACTAACCGCTCCCTGCCGATTCTCATCTGTTGGAATGCTGGGTAGTATAAAATATCTGCCGAACTGCCGTTGTCGACCAGCACTCGGTGAATGTTGTATTCTTCCACCCGTAAGCTAACTACTATCgcatcgtcatgtggatggtgaaggcatCGTGCGTCTTCTTCCGAGAACCCAATTATGGGTCCTTCTCTTCGAGCTATCTTCAGCACAACTCCCGTCATCTGGACATTTTGTACCATCCGAATGTAGGTCTTGCGGGCCTTCTTGGACGACCCGGCGACAGTCgttcctcctacgatcatccttatgtcccctattgggggccttggtcgctcgttaTCCCGTCGGGGGCGTTGGTCTTGTGCAGGAGGATCCACCttctccttgctaacgaatctctgcaattttccttgtctgataagggcctcaatctgctgtttgaggtcatagcaatcaaCCGTATCGTGACCATGGTTGCGATGGAAACGGCAATACTTATCTCTGGAgcgtttgttgggatcacttttcagttttcccggGAATGTCAGAGCCTCCTCGtctttgatttgcataaggacttgatctatcggggctgtcagcggagtgaagcttgtgaaccttccTCCCAAGGGCTTAGGGCGCCTTTCGTCCCTTCGGTCTCCTGTCCTTGTCTTCTTTCGGCCTTGGTCCTGCCGAGCATCTTCttgcctttctcttttcctaGGCCTCTCTTCTCGGGCTAAGagcgcgtcttcagcgttcatatactttgtggcacgataaagcacctctgacatggtttttgggttgtttttgtatagggagaacaaaaacttacccttcttCAAGCCATTCGTGAATGCTGCAACAAGTATTTTATCATCAGCTTCGTCGATTAAGAGCGCCTCCTTGTTGAATCGGGATATGTAGGCTCTTAGCGTTTCATCCTCCCGCTGTCTCAtgctcatcaagcaagccgtagacttcttgtactGATGGCCTCCAATGAAGTGTGCGGTGAACTGAGCGCTGAGCTCtttgaaggtgccgatggagttcGGCGTCAGTttgctgaaccaaatccttgctgcgcccttcagcgtcgtagggaaggccctacacatgatggcgtccgctaccccttgaagatgcattagggtcttgaatgtctccaggtggtccaatgggtccttgaccccgtcataactgtctatctgtggcatgcggaacttacttggtaaagggtaggagttgacggtggcggtgaacggcgagtcggttcggttgacaaggtcgtcaaggtcgcttgatactcgtcccttaagagcattcatcataacctccatttgttccttcatggcttgcatcttCGCGATAACAAGTGGCGGAGTGGTTTCTGCGAGGGAGGTGATGCTTATGTTCTATCATTctggtttgctcggggcgttgctggcctggggtccctCCTGGTTTCTTCTGtcggcgctggttccttcttgatctgctccttggttgttgggagctgcattTTTCTGTttcagttgctcttctaggtcgtggttttgtttggtgaggcgctccacggcagTGGCGAGTgtcctcacctgtctttcaagcgcagtcgtaggggcttcttcttcttgaacgtcgttagtggtcgccattgagcgagtgagtaccatgtaactcttttgcctaggaagcgataatgtgctacgtttcccacagacggcgccaactgatgatgccgaaaaataccaccagtgagtcacacgttcctcgtgaGTCGccaatggcacctgcacaacaaaaaggaaggacctagcagagagtaccggtgtggtaccggccaaagaccctccgaaggtcaagttagaattattctcactgctctagagtgctagagagggtaaattatgcataccttggtttgtgagggggcatggtttttatagtagtaaggCTCGCCCCCTTTTCTTAGGAGtaaaagtcttttccttataggagtcctcttgggcgtattttgcgggattctttccatataggagtcc
The sequence above is drawn from the Quercus robur chromosome 7, dhQueRobu3.1, whole genome shotgun sequence genome and encodes:
- the LOC126691281 gene encoding uncharacterized protein LOC126691281, which encodes MFARQIGRNVQVYVDDMLVKSRREEDHLADLKETFDTLRSFNMKLNPEKCAFGVTAGKFLGFMVSQRGIEANPDKIRAIIEMTPPRNVKEVQSLNGKIATLNRFVSRATDKCLPFFRTLKKSFEWTAECQRAFEELKAYLSSPTAAEPDTARRGAFSLFSHLPGSLTAARKLKPYFQAHTVNVLTDKPLQRAMSNPEAAGRLALWAIELSEFDIQYRPRTAVKGQVIADFIAEFTHDEVKGAEESPHWSIYTDGSSNKQAEGAGIVLISPEGDTIECMVRLDFLATNNESEYEALIAGLDLAKVAGATRVVIYCNSQVITNQINGDYECKGERMKKYLDKLRARVDDLEAKVVQIPRGENERADRLAKAASAEQMVIPGNVLSFVQLSPLINPRNVQEICSENSWTTPIVSYLKDGVLPDEKEAARKLKVRAARFVLIKDVLYKRGFSRPYLRCLGTEKADYVMREVHEGVCGNHSGSRSLVHKLIRAGYYWPTMQKDAEAYVRTCDKCQRFSNIIRQPTEELTPMTAPWPFAQWGLDIMGPFPTAARQLKFLVVGIDYFTKWVEAEALAIITEKNDDGKDTHRGDTIPTDVWRRSGHSGRSWAHKLQGAQPRREQKRRGYATTARPSRRDQSSSRTKARSVPGPYD